A genomic region of Herbaspirillum sp. DW155 contains the following coding sequences:
- a CDS encoding 2Fe-2S iron-sulfur cluster-binding protein, translating to MGNENPLLVQIQPSGLQFEQVPGQSLLQSGLRAGIRLPNSCRNGTCRTCMCKLFTGEIAYQIEWPGLTREEKAEGWILPCVAEARSDLVLDVPDAVDLNK from the coding sequence ATGGGCAACGAAAACCCTCTTCTCGTGCAGATTCAGCCTTCGGGTTTGCAATTCGAACAAGTTCCGGGGCAGTCCCTGTTGCAATCGGGCCTGCGCGCCGGCATCCGCCTGCCTAATTCTTGCCGGAATGGCACTTGCCGCACCTGCATGTGCAAATTATTCACAGGCGAAATCGCCTATCAGATCGAATGGCCGGGTTTGACGCGCGAAGAAAAGGCCGAAGGCTGGATCCTTCCTTGCGTCGCCGAGGCCAGAAGCGACCTGGTACTGGACGTGCCGGATGCCGTCGATCTGAACAAATGA
- a CDS encoding LysR family transcriptional regulator: protein MDLTQLRAFIAVAHEGNLTRAAEKLHLTQPAVSLQIKALQESLGLSLFSRSASGMVLTTEGNTLLPLAERVLADVRELRRHATGLRSSNNILSGSLAIGTILDPEFIRLGAFLKLLVERHPQLSTQLSHHMSGSVLNEVRAGKLDVGFFLGDPGKGFHAMTLTSFSYNVIAPAGWKNRVSGKGWKELARLPWIWTPPESAHHRLLSRIFAQHQVKPQKVALVDQESSMLDLVKSGVGLSLARESIALNQAHAHGLVIADAVDLSTELSFITLEKRQHEDAIQAVFQLLQQVWQS, encoded by the coding sequence ATGGATCTCACCCAGTTACGCGCATTTATCGCAGTCGCCCACGAAGGCAACCTGACCCGGGCCGCTGAAAAGCTGCATCTGACCCAGCCCGCCGTGAGTCTGCAGATCAAGGCGCTGCAGGAAAGTCTGGGCCTGTCCTTGTTCAGTCGGAGTGCATCCGGCATGGTCCTCACCACCGAGGGCAACACCTTGCTGCCGCTGGCCGAGCGCGTGCTGGCCGATGTCCGGGAATTGCGGCGCCATGCGACCGGGCTGCGGTCCAGCAACAACATTCTTTCCGGCAGCCTGGCCATCGGCACCATCCTGGATCCGGAATTCATACGCCTCGGGGCGTTTCTGAAGTTGCTGGTCGAGCGGCACCCGCAGCTGTCGACCCAGCTTTCCCACCACATGTCTGGTTCGGTCCTCAACGAAGTGCGGGCCGGCAAGCTGGACGTGGGCTTTTTCCTGGGGGATCCGGGCAAGGGTTTCCATGCCATGACGCTGACCTCCTTCAGTTACAACGTCATCGCCCCGGCCGGTTGGAAGAACCGTGTTTCCGGCAAGGGCTGGAAGGAACTGGCCCGCCTGCCCTGGATCTGGACACCGCCAGAATCGGCACATCATCGTCTATTGAGCAGGATCTTCGCGCAACATCAGGTAAAACCGCAGAAGGTTGCCCTGGTGGATCAGGAGTCTTCGATGCTCGATCTGGTCAAGTCGGGGGTCGGTTTATCGCTGGCGCGCGAGTCGATCGCGCTCAACCAGGCCCATGCCCATGGTCTGGTCATTGCCGATGCGGTCGATCTGTCGACCGAACTCAGCTTCATTACATTAGAAAAACGACAACATGAAGATGCGATCCAGGCTGTTTTTCAATTGCTGCAACAAGTCTGGCAGTCGTGA